The Engystomops pustulosus chromosome 9, aEngPut4.maternal, whole genome shotgun sequence genome includes a window with the following:
- the LOC140077069 gene encoding P2Y purinoceptor 4-like, whose product MVNSSANFTSCQPQTINPFIPIFLSFIFFIGFVMNCISLWIFWFKVKQWNSTVILQFNLAISDAIITPAAPLIIIYSLTDHWTFGTFFCQFKVFLLSTHMYGSIYFLTLIGIHRYFSVAHSVKRRAWTTKPFITKLCIGVWVCLLLQGIPFFFVLQTSEVHGVTKCLSFHQTEQAILFFVWNWVILFSGLLIPFTITLVCYSLLSRYILNVNPMNTMTNVMVSKSVQTIFVSLIIFIICYIPVHITRTMGVTITLFFPAECILLENVEVAYYITWMMSGTNCCMDPILYCFASERFKHTFTSWCSCLYRRGKDGKITMESTPSNQAESASEKHGPLPTASTTDTGFSV is encoded by the coding sequence ATGGTGAACTCGTCTGCAAACTTCACCAGCTGCCAGCCTCAAACAATCAACCCCTTCATCCCGATCTTCTTGAGCTTTATCTTCTTTATTGGATTTGTGATGAACTGTATCAGTTTGTGGATTTTCTGGTTTAAGGTAAAACAATGGAATTCAACTGTGATTCTCCAATTCAACCTGGCCATCTCCGATGCCATCATCACCCCAGCGGCTCCtctcatcatcatctactccttgACAGACCACTGGACCTTCGGCACCTTCTTCTGCCAGTTTAAGGTCTTCCTCCTCAGTACTCACATGTATGGAAGTATATATTTCCTTACTCTTATCGGTATTCACAGATATTTTTCAGTGGCCCACAGTGTTAAAAGAAGGGCCTGGACCACAAAGCCATTCATCACAAAACTCTGCATCGGTGTCTGGGTTTGTCTCCTCCTACAAGGaatcccattcttctttgttctACAAACATCTGAAGTCCACGGAGTCACTAAATGTCTCAGCTTCCATCAAACAGAACAAGCGAttttattttttgtctggaactgggTCATCCTCTTCTCAGGTCTCCTCATCCCGTTCACCATCACCTTGGTCTGCTACAGTCTCCTGAGTCGATATATTCTTAATGTAAATCCTATGAACACCATGACTAACGTGATGGTCTCCAAATCTGTACAGACCATATTTGTGTCCCTGATCATATTCATAATCTGCTATATCCCAGTACACATCACCAGGACCATGGGGGTCACCATCACCTTGTTCTTTCCTGCTGAGTGTATATTACTGGAAAACGTGGAGGTGGCCTATTATATCACATGGATGATGTCAGGAACCAACTGCTGTATGGATCCCATATTGTACTGTTTTGCCTCAGAGAGATTTAAGCACACTTTCACAAGTTGGTGTAGCTGTCTTTATAGACGTGGAAAAGATGGTAAAATCACAATGGAGAGTACTCCAAGCAACCAAGCCGAGTCAGCTTCAGAGAAACATGGTCCCCTCCCAACGGCGAGTACCACCGATACAGGATTCTCTGTGTGA
- the LOC140077322 gene encoding E3 ubiquitin-protein ligase TRIM56-like — protein sequence MSLEVDGETSPDVLRCTVCLEDYRPYGPLKPRILPICLHTFCEGCLERLGVDNAYSISCPICRVFNDVFGKDGIQALPINSRVPYFETLEEETEESDIIAFIDPSIPSCPMCGSMTLFAPFGLEADITQCHTCQWVSVEVMEFDKTVLPPPPPHNVEVHTDRTVPRANMRGSTSKNGPPQPRKRKTLVGRLVSYLRKRYSSH from the coding sequence ATGTCACTAGAGGTTGATGGAGAGACGTCTCCAGATGTCCTACGTTGTACAGTCTGTCTGGAGGACTACAGACCCTACGGACCCCTCAAGCCCCGCATCCTGCCCATCTGCCTACACACCTTCTGCGAAGGCTGCCTGGAAAGATTAGGGGTGGACAACGCTTACAGCATCTCCTGCCCCATCTGCCGAGTCTTCAATGACGTCTTTGGTAAGGATGGCATCCAGGCATTGCCCATCAACTCCAGGGTGCCCTACTTCGAGACCCTAGAAGAAGAGACAGAAGAATCCGACATCATCGCCTTCATCGACCCGTCCATCCCCTCCTGCCCAATGTGCGGCAGTATGACCTTATTCGCCCCTTTCGGGTTGGAAGCAGATATCACCCAATGCCATACGTGTCAGTGGGTGAGCGTGGAGGTCATGGAGTTTGACAAGACCgtcctaccaccaccaccaccccacAATGTGGAGGTCCATACTGACAGAACTGTGCCAAGGGCTAACATGAGGGGGTCTACTTCCAAGAATGGTCCACCACAGCCACGAAAGAGGAAGACCCTGGTGGGAAGATTGGTGAGCTACTTAAG